The nucleotide sequence tacaaatattccgctgcaagtttaatgacaattttatgaatgacgtttgattaaatagattttttatataCACTCTATTTAGAAGATTTTTACATGAAGAAATGTGGCATGCCCGTTGTGATTACTCTGATGattgatgtattattattattttaattgattttgggaaacggggtgttacagtccCTTTTGGAAAGAAATGGGAGTTTTCGATCTTATTCAGCTATCCCGGCAGGGACCAAAATATCATAATGAGATGATAATCGCTGCTCTCCATTTCTGGAACCCTTCAACCAATAGCCTTCACTTAAAGTGTGGGATGCTGACTCCTACTTTGCTAGATGTTGCTGGTCTAGTGGGTCTGAAACCTGTAGGCCAAATTTTCGACCCTGATACTCATTCCTCGGAGATATCTTTCGATTTTTCGAGACCTGCCGATGGTAACTTCATCATTGATCATCACGACACTTCCAGTACCACAGTGTCTGATCAGGAGCATATCGCCTTTTTGACTTATTGGCTATCCATGTACATTTTTTGCTCAAGGTCAATTCAGATTCCCAAGAAATTCACCACTTTAGCAATCCAATTGCATGAAGGGAGGGATATATGCCTAAGCAAGCTTATCTTAGGATCTCTATACGAGAGTTTGAACCATGCAGTATCCAGTATAAAAGATTTCCAACCTGGTAGCAGTCTCATTATTCCTGGCCCTATCTGGTTATTCCAACTCTGGCTTCTGGCCACTTTCAGAACAAAGTTGGCAGTTCACCTGCCCCCTGCTCTTTCGAAAGCTTATGATAATAGGTCAATCGAAGGTCTAGGTCTGGCCATGCTTCAGTACGGAAATAGGAGTTCTCCTGATTTGTTTGTAGTGGCTTACAACGCCTTCTTAGGCTGGACGTCTTTCACACCTTCGATGGCTCCCTTTACCACTAGATCTCATGGGCCTTCATGGTTTACGGCAAGATTCCCAACCAATTCTACTAAAGAAGAAGTAGATATTAATGCCATCTGGGAAGCTTACCTCACCCCCACTTTTCTGTCTAGTCGAGTGACTGTTGGAAGCCCATATGGTGTGTACAGCTATCAACCTAACCATGTGGCTAGGCAATTCGGCTTAATTCAGATCAAGCCAAGTTCATTGTACAAGTGCTTAGATGATTTGAGGCAACCTCTCATAGAGCATGTATGGAGGTCTATCCTGCGTCGGGCTCAACGGCAAAAGCTTATTTTCGAACCCAAACCATTTACTTCATCTTTTGCATGCACGGAAGTGTTCTATCGATGGTGGCAGTGCTATTTTAAGCACCAATCCGATCGTATAGATCCTGATACTTTACTTCCTGAACTGATCCTTGCTTTTCACACTGTGTAGAGAAAATCGAAGAAAAACAAAGGTATGCATATTCGAGAAATTcaagcttttcaaaatttctttcaaactgTATATGATCCTCTCCATCTAAAGAGGACAGCTCATTATGCAGCTAAAACATTAAAGGATAAGATTCACGACAAACTTCCTACGATGTCTTTTCGACCTTTTACCCCTAGTAAATATCTTTTTGcacttcattttaaaacgaGATTTCCCGTTTTGCCAACTAGTCCGTTGGCCTTGGCCTTTAGGCCACCTTATCCCAAATGGTTATTTTGTGATAGTATAATGGGGATGAAACAAAGATTTATTAAGAGGGAAAAAGACAGAGTAACTGTGACCAAGCACAGCCTATATACATATAGATGGCATCTGCACTTAACTGATCCTCATATTCGAATTTTGTCCGAAATGGGATTAGGTGATGAACCCTTTCGATTTTTCTTTTGTAGAAAAACATCCAAATTCCGAGCCTATTATATTTGAATAAAAGAGGATACTTATCTGTTTTGTGTTTATGGCTAGCAGCGCTTCCTTTGGCCTCAGGAGATGTAGAATATCCGGAAGAAGACGACTCTCGAAGGACATATAGATCGAAGTCTGACAAGACTGCTCACAAGAAGAAATCTTCGAAGACGGACAAGAGGAAGAAGTCCGAAAAATCTTCCAAAGGAAAACAAACCCAGACTGTCGAAGATGAGGTAAGTCATTCCTTGAATGACTTCAAACCATGCTCTCTGTAGGAAGTCTTTTAAACTTAAACTTCCTTGCAGGTTGAAATTCCTTCTGCCGCTATCGAAAGAGCCGCTGTCTCTGAACCTATTCAACCGAAAGAGAGTCGTAGAAAGAGGAAACATGATTCTCCGGCCTTCGAGACAGCTGTAGTAGAAGAAACTTTGGGTCAACCTAGTTCCAAGAAGATGAAAACCCACAAAGATTCAAATCCTAACAGTGCTCACTCTTGCGTTGGTGACAACACTTCGAAggtatttttcataaaaaccctctttgtttaattatttttagccATGGGTCTCGAAATATGCCCCTCACAATTGTATTTCTCTCGCAGGCCATGCACATTGATATTCCCCAATATGCTCAAGTTGGTCAAGCCGAAGCTTCACCTACTGCTGAAGAGGATGAAGGTGTCGAAACTAGCGTTCTTACACCTGATCTGGAGATCACTTCTCCTAATCACATCGTGGTTGACTCAAGTGATCGTCAAGGTGAAGCGCCGGAAGAAGGTAGTGACATGGGAGTGGATCTCGATGCCGATCAATTTATCGTTACTCCCAGAGACGATCCTATTTCTGAAAACCCATCGCTTACTCATACCCCGGATTCTAAGGGCAATGCTGAGCCATCTCGACATGATCCAACTTCGGTTCCAACAGACCTAAGTCAACTTGAGGAGTCTAATCCCTTGGACGCTTTCGATCTTTTGGCCAATGACATCCTCATGTCTAGGAGCACCGGGAAATCCTCCAATGTGTCGACTGGGGATCCTTCTCAAGCTTCGACCGAAAACCTCTTCGCCGAATTTCAAAGCAAAGTGTTGAGGGTTGATTTATTCGAAATCATAGAGCAAGATGAGAACGCTGTTCTCGAAATACAAGAAATATTTCACAAACTCATAGCTCTTCCCTCAGGTCTCAAGTTCCAGCAATTTTTTAAAGCTTTAGAGCCCTTATTGGATAGCATAAAGCAAGGGTGTCTTCAAAGAAAAGATGGCAAGTCTAAGCTTGAGGAACATACCTTCCGATATGATCAGCTGTTGGACGAGATTGCTGCATTTAAATCCAAACTGGAAGCCTTTCGACAGGAAACTCCTCTCATCCAATCTCAAGTAGCGGATATTGACCCGTCAATTGCTGAATATAAAGCCAAAATCGAGCAGCTGGAGGGCCAAAAAGCCCAGCTTTTGACCAAAGAGGGTATAATGAAGTCAGAGGCCCAAATTGCCATCCAGAAGATTAAGGAATCGAAATCCTCTCAGCGGGAAATAGTACTTCTCACTGCCCAAGGTAAAGCCCTTGAAGACAAACTCGATGGCTTGAAACAACAACTGCATCAACTTACTTCTGGTTTTCAAATGTAACCGTCTTGTATCGAACCCATCCTGGGATTTTAGTTcctattttgtgttttttttttttttttttgtactcgTATTAAACTTGTAACGGTCTAGCAACCGTTTTTAAACTTGGAGTAATATTCAATAAGAAGctatatttatttcaaattgCTCTTTTTATTGGAACAAATCTCAAGATGATCACAATGATGAGAAACCAAAAAGTCACTTCATAACTTGGTAAGATTAGTTCACCTAGGGAACCGTAAATCTTCCAAAAATCTAATTATGAGATTCTTTTTTAGGGAAGATAAAACATAAAGTATTTTTACAACTTCCTTCCCAAGATTTGGCAATCAAAACGTCCATCTGTTGCCACGTGTCTCTTGATGATCCATGATGATCCAAAGAGAAGAACCGTCGCCTGTATTTTAAGGGGGAAAAAACCACTTTTCAACTTCCCACTCTTCTTATAAATAGCGTTCTTTGGATCTTGTCTTTTCATCTCTCACTTATCCTTCTTTGTGCTTATCAAACACTTCTCCACAAACAAAACTTTCTCCATGTATTACATAAGTTGTTTGAGTGATGATTTGATCATAGACATCGCTGGGATTTGGCCAGCTTATGTAGGGTTTTCCATCAAAGCA is from Medicago truncatula cultivar Jemalong A17 chromosome 1, MtrunA17r5.0-ANR, whole genome shotgun sequence and encodes:
- the LOC120578192 gene encoding uncharacterized protein — translated: MGVFDLIQLSRQGPKYHNEMIIAALHFWNPSTNSLHLKCGMLTPTLLDVAGLVGLKPVGQIFDPDTHSSEISFDFSRPADGNFIIDHHDTSSTTVSDQEHIAFLTYWLSMYIFCSRSIQIPKKFTTLAIQLHEGRDICLSKLILGSLYESLNHAVSSIKDFQPGSSLIIPGPIWLFQLWLLATFRTKLAVHLPPALSKAYDNRSIEGLGLAMLQYGNRSSPDLFVVAYNAFLGWTSFTPSMAPFTTRSHGPSWFTARFPTNSTKEEVDINAIWEAYLTPTFLSSRVTVGSPYGVYSYQPNHVARQFGLIQIKPSSLYKCLDDLRQPLIEHVWRSILRRAQRQKLIFEPKPFTSSFACTEVFYRWWQCYFKHQSDRIDPDTLLPELILAFHTV